Proteins from a genomic interval of Pseudophryne corroboree isolate aPseCor3 chromosome 4, aPseCor3.hap2, whole genome shotgun sequence:
- the VEGFA gene encoding vascular endothelial growth factor A, long form isoform X7 produces MSLLLLFHAQLLYFLIQKPAYISREERKSDYILSRAAPPHEREQKPTEVVMFSKVYERSVCQVREVLVDIYQEYPDEVEYIYKPSCVPLMRCAGCCLDETLECAPTDFHNVTMQIARFKPHVSNVYVHKSFLQHSHCECRQKKEIRGKQEKKAKRGKGLKRKRKKIRYKSQRLCEKPRR; encoded by the exons ATGAGTCTCTTGCTGCTCTTCCATGCCCAGCTGTTGTACTTTCTCATCCAGAAACCTGCCTACATTTCCAGGGAAGAACGAAAATCAGATTATATA TTATCCCGGGCGGCCCCCCCACACGAAAGGGAGCAGAAACCCACAGAAG TGGTGATGTTCAGTAAAGTGTACGAGCGCAGCGTCTGTCAGGTGCGGGAGGTCTTGGTGGACATATACCAGGAATATCCGGACGAGGTGGAGTACATCTATAAACCGTCCTGCGTGCCTTTGATGAGGTGTGCAGGTTGCTGCCTCGATGAGACCTTGGAGTGTGCACCCACAGACTTCCACAATGTCACAATGCAG ATCGCGAGGTTTAAGCCTCACGTGAGTAACGTGTATGTGCACAAgagcttcctgcagcacagtcattGTGAGTGCAG GCAAAAGAAAGAAATTAGAGGCAAACAGGAAAA aAAAGCAAAACGAGGGAAGGGCCTTAAACGAAAGCGCAAGAAAATCCGGTACAAATCACAGCGCTT ATGTGAAAAACCACGGCGGTGA
- the VEGFA gene encoding vascular endothelial growth factor A, long form isoform X3 has protein sequence MSLLLLFHAQLLYFLIQKPAYISREERKSDYILSRAAPPHEREQKPTEVVMFSKVYERSVCQVREVLVDIYQEYPDEVEYIYKPSCVPLMRCAGCCLDETLECAPTDFHNVTMQIARFKPHVSNVYVHKSFLQHSHCECRQKKEIRGKQEKKAKRGKGLKRKRKKIRYKSQRFPCEPCTDTERRKHLFVQDPQTCKCSCKNTDSRCKTRQLELNERTCRCEKPRR, from the exons ATGAGTCTCTTGCTGCTCTTCCATGCCCAGCTGTTGTACTTTCTCATCCAGAAACCTGCCTACATTTCCAGGGAAGAACGAAAATCAGATTATATA TTATCCCGGGCGGCCCCCCCACACGAAAGGGAGCAGAAACCCACAGAAG TGGTGATGTTCAGTAAAGTGTACGAGCGCAGCGTCTGTCAGGTGCGGGAGGTCTTGGTGGACATATACCAGGAATATCCGGACGAGGTGGAGTACATCTATAAACCGTCCTGCGTGCCTTTGATGAGGTGTGCAGGTTGCTGCCTCGATGAGACCTTGGAGTGTGCACCCACAGACTTCCACAATGTCACAATGCAG ATCGCGAGGTTTAAGCCTCACGTGAGTAACGTGTATGTGCACAAgagcttcctgcagcacagtcattGTGAGTGCAG GCAAAAGAAAGAAATTAGAGGCAAACAGGAAAA aAAAGCAAAACGAGGGAAGGGCCTTAAACGAAAGCGCAAGAAAATCCGGTACAAATCACAGCGCTT TCCTTGCGAGCCTTGCACAGACACAGAGAGGAGAAAACACTTGTTTGTCCAAGACCCCCAGACCTGTAAATGTTCCTGTAAAAACACAGACTCGCGTTGTAAAACGAGGCAGCTTGAGTTAAACGAAAGGACTTGCAG ATGTGAAAAACCACGGCGGTGA
- the VEGFA gene encoding vascular endothelial growth factor A, long form isoform X4, with product MSLLLLFHAQLLYFLIQKPAYISREERKSDYILSRAAPPHEREQKPTEVVMFSKVYERSVCQVREVLVDIYQEYPDEVEYIYKPSCVPLMRCAGCCLDETLECAPTDFHNVTMQIARFKPHVSNVYVHKSFLQHSHCECRQKKEIRGKQEKKAKRGKGLKRKRKKIRPCEPCTDTERRKHLFVQDPQTCKCSCKNTDSRCKTRQLELNERTCRCEKPRR from the exons ATGAGTCTCTTGCTGCTCTTCCATGCCCAGCTGTTGTACTTTCTCATCCAGAAACCTGCCTACATTTCCAGGGAAGAACGAAAATCAGATTATATA TTATCCCGGGCGGCCCCCCCACACGAAAGGGAGCAGAAACCCACAGAAG TGGTGATGTTCAGTAAAGTGTACGAGCGCAGCGTCTGTCAGGTGCGGGAGGTCTTGGTGGACATATACCAGGAATATCCGGACGAGGTGGAGTACATCTATAAACCGTCCTGCGTGCCTTTGATGAGGTGTGCAGGTTGCTGCCTCGATGAGACCTTGGAGTGTGCACCCACAGACTTCCACAATGTCACAATGCAG ATCGCGAGGTTTAAGCCTCACGTGAGTAACGTGTATGTGCACAAgagcttcctgcagcacagtcattGTGAGTGCAG GCAAAAGAAAGAAATTAGAGGCAAACAGGAAAA aAAAGCAAAACGAGGGAAGGGCCTTAAACGAAAGCGCAAGAAAATCCG TCCTTGCGAGCCTTGCACAGACACAGAGAGGAGAAAACACTTGTTTGTCCAAGACCCCCAGACCTGTAAATGTTCCTGTAAAAACACAGACTCGCGTTGTAAAACGAGGCAGCTTGAGTTAAACGAAAGGACTTGCAG ATGTGAAAAACCACGGCGGTGA
- the VEGFA gene encoding vascular endothelial growth factor A, long form isoform X6 has translation MSLLLLFHAQLLYFLIQKPAYISREERKSDYILSRAAPPHEREQKPTEVVMFSKVYERSVCQVREVLVDIYQEYPDEVEYIYKPSCVPLMRCAGCCLDETLECAPTDFHNVTMQIARFKPHVSNVYVHKSFLQHSHCECRQKKEIRGKQENPCEPCTDTERRKHLFVQDPQTCKCSCKNTDSRCKTRQLELNERTCRCEKPRR, from the exons ATGAGTCTCTTGCTGCTCTTCCATGCCCAGCTGTTGTACTTTCTCATCCAGAAACCTGCCTACATTTCCAGGGAAGAACGAAAATCAGATTATATA TTATCCCGGGCGGCCCCCCCACACGAAAGGGAGCAGAAACCCACAGAAG TGGTGATGTTCAGTAAAGTGTACGAGCGCAGCGTCTGTCAGGTGCGGGAGGTCTTGGTGGACATATACCAGGAATATCCGGACGAGGTGGAGTACATCTATAAACCGTCCTGCGTGCCTTTGATGAGGTGTGCAGGTTGCTGCCTCGATGAGACCTTGGAGTGTGCACCCACAGACTTCCACAATGTCACAATGCAG ATCGCGAGGTTTAAGCCTCACGTGAGTAACGTGTATGTGCACAAgagcttcctgcagcacagtcattGTGAGTGCAG GCAAAAGAAAGAAATTAGAGGCAAACAGGAAAA TCCTTGCGAGCCTTGCACAGACACAGAGAGGAGAAAACACTTGTTTGTCCAAGACCCCCAGACCTGTAAATGTTCCTGTAAAAACACAGACTCGCGTTGTAAAACGAGGCAGCTTGAGTTAAACGAAAGGACTTGCAG ATGTGAAAAACCACGGCGGTGA
- the VEGFA gene encoding vascular endothelial growth factor A, long form isoform X5 has product MSLLLLFHAQLLYFLIQKPAYISREERKSDYILSRAAPPHEREQKPTEVVMFSKVYERSVCQVREVLVDIYQEYPDEVEYIYKPSCVPLMRCAGCCLDETLECAPTDFHNVTMQIARFKPHVSNVYVHKSFLQHSHCECRQKKEIRGKQENPCEPCTDTERRKHLFVQDPQTCKCSCKNTDSRCKTRQLELNERTCRRDKKPSPAIWGPLFC; this is encoded by the exons ATGAGTCTCTTGCTGCTCTTCCATGCCCAGCTGTTGTACTTTCTCATCCAGAAACCTGCCTACATTTCCAGGGAAGAACGAAAATCAGATTATATA TTATCCCGGGCGGCCCCCCCACACGAAAGGGAGCAGAAACCCACAGAAG TGGTGATGTTCAGTAAAGTGTACGAGCGCAGCGTCTGTCAGGTGCGGGAGGTCTTGGTGGACATATACCAGGAATATCCGGACGAGGTGGAGTACATCTATAAACCGTCCTGCGTGCCTTTGATGAGGTGTGCAGGTTGCTGCCTCGATGAGACCTTGGAGTGTGCACCCACAGACTTCCACAATGTCACAATGCAG ATCGCGAGGTTTAAGCCTCACGTGAGTAACGTGTATGTGCACAAgagcttcctgcagcacagtcattGTGAGTGCAG GCAAAAGAAAGAAATTAGAGGCAAACAGGAAAA TCCTTGCGAGCCTTGCACAGACACAGAGAGGAGAAAACACTTGTTTGTCCAAGACCCCCAGACCTGTAAATGTTCCTGTAAAAACACAGACTCGCGTTGTAAAACGAGGCAGCTTGAGTTAAACGAAAGGACTTGCAG GAGAGACAAGAAGCCTAGTCCAGCTATATGGGGCCCCCTTTTCTGCTGA
- the VEGFA gene encoding vascular endothelial growth factor A, long form isoform X1 yields the protein MSLLLLFHAQLLYFLIQKPAYISREERKSDYILSRAAPPHEREQKPTEVVMFSKVYERSVCQVREVLVDIYQEYPDEVEYIYKPSCVPLMRCAGCCLDETLECAPTDFHNVTMQIARFKPHVSNVYVHKSFLQHSHCECRQKKEIRGKQEKKAKRGKGLKRKRKKIRYKSQRFPCEPCTDTERRKHLFVQDPQTCKCSCKNTDSRCKTRQLELNERTCRRDKKPSPAIWGPLFC from the exons ATGAGTCTCTTGCTGCTCTTCCATGCCCAGCTGTTGTACTTTCTCATCCAGAAACCTGCCTACATTTCCAGGGAAGAACGAAAATCAGATTATATA TTATCCCGGGCGGCCCCCCCACACGAAAGGGAGCAGAAACCCACAGAAG TGGTGATGTTCAGTAAAGTGTACGAGCGCAGCGTCTGTCAGGTGCGGGAGGTCTTGGTGGACATATACCAGGAATATCCGGACGAGGTGGAGTACATCTATAAACCGTCCTGCGTGCCTTTGATGAGGTGTGCAGGTTGCTGCCTCGATGAGACCTTGGAGTGTGCACCCACAGACTTCCACAATGTCACAATGCAG ATCGCGAGGTTTAAGCCTCACGTGAGTAACGTGTATGTGCACAAgagcttcctgcagcacagtcattGTGAGTGCAG GCAAAAGAAAGAAATTAGAGGCAAACAGGAAAA aAAAGCAAAACGAGGGAAGGGCCTTAAACGAAAGCGCAAGAAAATCCGGTACAAATCACAGCGCTT TCCTTGCGAGCCTTGCACAGACACAGAGAGGAGAAAACACTTGTTTGTCCAAGACCCCCAGACCTGTAAATGTTCCTGTAAAAACACAGACTCGCGTTGTAAAACGAGGCAGCTTGAGTTAAACGAAAGGACTTGCAG GAGAGACAAGAAGCCTAGTCCAGCTATATGGGGCCCCCTTTTCTGCTGA
- the VEGFA gene encoding vascular endothelial growth factor A, long form isoform X2, which produces MSLLLLFHAQLLYFLIQKPAYISREERKSDYILSRAAPPHEREQKPTEVVMFSKVYERSVCQVREVLVDIYQEYPDEVEYIYKPSCVPLMRCAGCCLDETLECAPTDFHNVTMQIARFKPHVSNVYVHKSFLQHSHCECRQKKEIRGKQEKKAKRGKGLKRKRKKIRPCEPCTDTERRKHLFVQDPQTCKCSCKNTDSRCKTRQLELNERTCRRDKKPSPAIWGPLFC; this is translated from the exons ATGAGTCTCTTGCTGCTCTTCCATGCCCAGCTGTTGTACTTTCTCATCCAGAAACCTGCCTACATTTCCAGGGAAGAACGAAAATCAGATTATATA TTATCCCGGGCGGCCCCCCCACACGAAAGGGAGCAGAAACCCACAGAAG TGGTGATGTTCAGTAAAGTGTACGAGCGCAGCGTCTGTCAGGTGCGGGAGGTCTTGGTGGACATATACCAGGAATATCCGGACGAGGTGGAGTACATCTATAAACCGTCCTGCGTGCCTTTGATGAGGTGTGCAGGTTGCTGCCTCGATGAGACCTTGGAGTGTGCACCCACAGACTTCCACAATGTCACAATGCAG ATCGCGAGGTTTAAGCCTCACGTGAGTAACGTGTATGTGCACAAgagcttcctgcagcacagtcattGTGAGTGCAG GCAAAAGAAAGAAATTAGAGGCAAACAGGAAAA aAAAGCAAAACGAGGGAAGGGCCTTAAACGAAAGCGCAAGAAAATCCG TCCTTGCGAGCCTTGCACAGACACAGAGAGGAGAAAACACTTGTTTGTCCAAGACCCCCAGACCTGTAAATGTTCCTGTAAAAACACAGACTCGCGTTGTAAAACGAGGCAGCTTGAGTTAAACGAAAGGACTTGCAG GAGAGACAAGAAGCCTAGTCCAGCTATATGGGGCCCCCTTTTCTGCTGA